In a single window of the Hyalangium gracile genome:
- a CDS encoding Hsp70 family protein, whose protein sequence is MRVCGLDFGTSNTAAALPDGRVLPIATGTREPRLFRSVLFFPEDERTTYAGEEAITRYLEDNAGRFIQSVKSFLHSRSFRATQVHGRTWTIEELVAVLLRRVREAAGAQLGSPPEAVMLGRPALFTPEPEADALAEQRLRKAAELAGFTHIQFLIEPIAAALAYEAQLSRDELVLVADFGAGTTDLTLMRLGPSRRGKLDRKPDVVGSTGVRIGGDRFDAEIMRHKLLPCFGAGTTYRVRGFSDKRLPVPQHVMAKLLSWHEMSFIREKSTQELLELMLESSDKPETAQALYDLVMENLGYRLFRAIEQAKVRLSDADEATVDFEEARIVVHERITRAEFDAFCQPLLTELDQVTQGLLERCSGAGEIDAVFLTGGSSQIPAVRQLYVKRFGEERVRTADAFTSVAEGLGRASAALEASGPQPA, encoded by the coding sequence ATGCGCGTCTGCGGCCTCGACTTCGGAACCAGCAACACGGCGGCGGCCCTGCCGGACGGCCGGGTATTGCCCATCGCCACGGGGACGCGGGAGCCCCGCCTCTTCCGCTCGGTGCTCTTCTTCCCGGAGGACGAGCGCACCACCTACGCCGGCGAGGAGGCCATCACCCGCTACCTGGAGGACAACGCCGGGCGCTTCATCCAGTCGGTGAAGTCCTTCCTGCACAGCCGCTCCTTCCGCGCCACGCAGGTGCACGGCCGCACGTGGACCATCGAGGAGCTGGTGGCGGTGCTGCTGCGCCGCGTGCGCGAGGCGGCGGGGGCGCAGCTGGGCAGCCCTCCCGAGGCCGTCATGCTGGGCCGCCCCGCCCTCTTCACCCCCGAGCCCGAGGCGGACGCGCTGGCCGAGCAGCGGCTGCGCAAGGCGGCGGAGCTGGCCGGCTTCACGCACATCCAGTTCCTCATCGAGCCCATCGCCGCGGCGCTCGCCTACGAGGCGCAGCTCTCGCGGGACGAGCTGGTGCTGGTGGCGGACTTCGGCGCCGGCACCACGGACCTGACGCTCATGCGGCTGGGGCCCTCGCGCCGGGGAAAGCTGGATCGCAAGCCGGACGTGGTGGGCTCCACGGGCGTGCGCATCGGCGGAGACAGGTTCGACGCGGAGATCATGCGCCACAAGCTGCTGCCCTGCTTCGGCGCGGGCACCACCTATAGAGTCCGAGGCTTCTCGGACAAGCGGCTGCCGGTGCCCCAGCACGTGATGGCCAAGCTGCTCTCCTGGCACGAGATGTCGTTCATCCGCGAGAAGTCCACGCAGGAGCTGCTGGAGCTGATGCTGGAGTCCAGCGACAAGCCGGAGACGGCGCAGGCGCTGTACGACCTGGTGATGGAGAACCTGGGCTACCGGCTCTTCCGGGCCATCGAGCAGGCCAAGGTGCGGCTGTCGGACGCGGACGAGGCGACGGTGGACTTCGAGGAGGCGCGCATCGTGGTGCACGAGCGCATCACCCGCGCCGAGTTCGACGCCTTCTGCCAGCCGCTGCTCACCGAGCTGGACCAGGTGACGCAGGGCCTGCTGGAGCGGTGCTCGGGGGCGGGGGAGATAGACGCGGTGTTCCTCACCGGCGGCTCCTCGCAGATTCCGGCGGTGCGCCAGCTCTACGTGAAGCGCTTCGGCGAGGAGCGGGTGCGCACGGCGGACGCCTTCACCTCGGTGGCCGAGGGCCTCGGGCGGGCCTCCGCCGCGCTCGAGGCGTCCGGCCCACAGCCGGCCTGA
- a CDS encoding inorganic diphosphatase produces the protein MASDLTRLPLRNAKGAFHVVVESPRGSTVKLKYEPELGAFVVGRPLTRGFRYPFDWGFIPSTQGPDGDPLDAMVYWDVVTWPGVVLPCRALGVLEVDQKKKKGGGRERNDRILVVPVNAARSEHLRNHEDLSRREREELEHFFLTVVAFANKDARVLGWKGPAAAEKLIQEHTLG, from the coding sequence ATGGCCTCGGACCTCACTCGGCTGCCCCTGCGCAACGCCAAGGGCGCCTTCCACGTCGTCGTCGAGTCCCCTCGCGGCTCCACGGTGAAGCTGAAATACGAGCCGGAGCTGGGCGCCTTCGTCGTCGGCCGGCCCCTGACACGGGGCTTCCGCTACCCCTTCGACTGGGGCTTCATCCCCAGCACCCAGGGGCCCGACGGCGATCCGCTGGATGCCATGGTGTACTGGGACGTCGTGACGTGGCCCGGGGTGGTGCTGCCCTGCCGCGCGCTCGGCGTGCTCGAGGTGGACCAGAAGAAGAAGAAGGGCGGGGGCCGCGAGCGCAATGACCGCATCCTCGTGGTACCCGTGAACGCGGCGCGCTCCGAGCACCTGCGCAACCATGAGGACCTCTCCCGCCGCGAGCGGGAGGAGCTGGAGCACTTCTTCCTCACCGTGGTGGCCTTCGCGAACAAGGACGCCCGCGTCCTGGGCTGGAAGGGCCCCGCCGCCGCGGAGAAGCTCATCCAGGAGCACACGCTGGGCTAG
- a CDS encoding trypsin-like peptidase domain-containing protein — MNRQRAWLFLVAWGAMAVLSCGRCEARGGERSAAEPGKPGLEAMAIDPSAEPEFLRLDPRLIELAGEVDTGNRYLSAVMISAIAGEQEKTWCSGVALSRHLVLTSGHCVCPRRLAGEAESGGRSLIDTLACFETAKVGALAYLQTVEQGIQSAGSRTTLRHGTVRPHPALKIVLDEQGRVLSTRADFALIRLSKPLEFSGMPLADHEVRVGDVVTIVGYGYDEVERVSGSERRFTRNKVQRLATAEDERVLIEQPGGHRYRQDSGGPCLRQTTTGPELVGISSRWLGDGAAFTSIQGYQGWLREELRHAEAADPSPK, encoded by the coding sequence ATGAACCGCCAGCGGGCATGGCTCTTTCTCGTAGCGTGGGGAGCGATGGCGGTCCTGAGCTGCGGCAGGTGCGAGGCTCGCGGCGGGGAGCGCTCAGCGGCCGAGCCGGGCAAGCCAGGGCTGGAAGCGATGGCGATAGACCCCTCCGCGGAGCCGGAGTTCCTGCGGCTGGATCCACGGCTGATCGAGCTTGCGGGGGAGGTCGACACAGGAAACCGCTACCTGTCTGCAGTCATGATCTCAGCGATCGCGGGCGAGCAGGAGAAGACGTGGTGCAGCGGTGTCGCCCTCAGCCGCCATCTGGTGCTGACCTCCGGCCATTGCGTGTGCCCGCGGAGGCTGGCAGGCGAAGCGGAGAGCGGAGGACGAAGCCTCATCGATACGCTGGCGTGTTTCGAGACCGCGAAGGTTGGGGCGCTCGCATATCTTCAGACGGTCGAGCAAGGGATCCAGAGCGCGGGCTCGCGGACGACGCTCCGCCATGGAACGGTGCGACCGCATCCCGCCTTGAAGATCGTGCTCGACGAGCAGGGGCGAGTCCTATCGACCCGTGCGGACTTCGCCCTCATCCGCTTGAGCAAGCCGCTGGAGTTCTCGGGCATGCCTCTGGCCGACCATGAAGTGCGGGTGGGTGACGTCGTCACCATCGTGGGATACGGCTATGACGAGGTCGAAAGGGTGTCTGGCTCTGAGCGCCGCTTCACGAGGAACAAGGTCCAGAGGCTCGCTACGGCAGAGGACGAGAGAGTCCTGATCGAGCAGCCGGGAGGGCACCGCTACAGGCAGGACAGCGGGGGGCCCTGTCTTCGCCAGACAACCACGGGGCCCGAGCTGGTGGGGATCTCGAGCCGCTGGCTGGGTGACGGCGCGGCCTTCACGAGCATCCAAGGCTATCAAGGCTGGCTGAGGGAGGAACTCCGGCATGCTGAAGCAGCGGACCCCAGTCCAAAGTAA
- a CDS encoding trypsin-like serine protease, with protein sequence MPATFQRPALHVWRCLEWVVVLLATACGANAPVSVARQRPPEYVPAEIQPDLGESIISRSQLDVSNRYLATVLVDGGRGTCSGVLIAPRVVLTAGHCVCAQHKANPDTLSTQTLIDKSTCARTASVRVLTYQAEGEPRNDDYTGVVAPHEQLRIVYNSANKELSSSADLALVVLGSSPRGVKPVRLATEQVRYAQPVTLVGFGRSQLEERLAQGRRFGSNEVATIAEDGATFMVGKPIQIRRPYKPKEVLMVREDASYSLAGDSGGPCLRERNGTLELVGIAKTHYGGQELVRFSEYTSTYFYLGWLRRQIANVEREGSD encoded by the coding sequence GTGCCTGCCACCTTCCAGCGGCCAGCGCTGCATGTGTGGCGATGCCTGGAGTGGGTGGTCGTCCTTCTTGCCACGGCATGTGGAGCAAATGCTCCGGTGTCGGTGGCCCGGCAGCGCCCTCCCGAGTATGTGCCGGCCGAAATACAGCCTGACCTGGGCGAGTCGATCATCTCGAGGAGCCAGCTCGATGTGAGCAATCGCTACCTGGCGACGGTCCTGGTGGATGGCGGCAGGGGAACTTGCAGCGGTGTCCTGATTGCCCCACGTGTCGTCCTGACGGCCGGCCATTGTGTCTGCGCGCAACACAAGGCGAATCCCGACACTCTCTCCACCCAGACCCTCATCGACAAGAGCACCTGTGCGCGGACCGCCTCTGTCAGGGTGCTGACCTATCAGGCTGAAGGGGAGCCTCGAAACGATGACTACACGGGCGTCGTCGCTCCTCATGAGCAGTTGAGGATTGTCTACAACAGCGCGAACAAGGAGCTGTCGAGCAGCGCGGATCTCGCGCTGGTCGTCCTGGGCTCTTCACCCCGAGGCGTCAAACCCGTGCGTCTGGCGACGGAGCAGGTCCGGTACGCGCAGCCCGTCACGCTGGTGGGCTTCGGCAGGAGCCAACTCGAGGAGCGACTGGCACAGGGACGCCGTTTTGGTTCCAACGAGGTGGCGACCATTGCAGAGGATGGCGCCACCTTCATGGTGGGTAAGCCCATCCAGATCCGGAGGCCCTACAAGCCCAAGGAGGTGCTCATGGTGAGGGAGGATGCCTCGTATAGCCTCGCGGGTGACAGTGGGGGCCCCTGCCTGCGTGAACGCAATGGCACCTTGGAGTTGGTGGGGATTGCCAAGACGCACTATGGGGGGCAGGAGTTGGTCCGGTTCTCGGAGTACACGAGCACGTATTTCTACCTGGGGTGGCTTCGCCGACAGATCGCGAACGTGGAACGGGAAGGTTCGGACTGA
- a CDS encoding glutathione S-transferase family protein has translation MIDLYTFTTPNGRKISIALEELGLPYTPHVVDITKGEQFKPEFLAISPNNKIPAIVDHDVPGGLKVFESGAILVYLAEKTGKLMPTDAAGRAEVMQWLMFQMSGFGPMFGQLNYFSRTASEKVPLAIDRFRNECARLTGVLDRHLSSRDYVAREYSIADIALYPWAAGVRQLVPELFSSASGILQWLERVGQRPAVQRGMKVPELQR, from the coding sequence ATGATCGACCTGTACACGTTCACGACGCCCAACGGCCGGAAGATCTCCATTGCCCTGGAGGAGCTGGGCCTGCCGTACACCCCGCACGTGGTGGACATCACCAAGGGCGAGCAGTTCAAGCCCGAGTTCCTGGCCATCAGCCCCAACAACAAGATTCCGGCCATCGTGGACCACGACGTGCCGGGAGGACTGAAGGTGTTCGAGTCCGGCGCCATCCTGGTCTACCTGGCGGAGAAGACGGGCAAGCTGATGCCCACGGACGCGGCCGGACGGGCCGAGGTGATGCAGTGGCTGATGTTCCAGATGAGCGGGTTCGGCCCGATGTTCGGCCAGCTCAACTACTTCTCGCGCACGGCCTCCGAGAAGGTGCCGCTGGCCATCGACCGCTTCCGGAACGAGTGCGCGCGCCTGACGGGCGTGCTGGACCGGCACCTGAGCAGCCGCGACTACGTGGCGCGCGAGTACTCCATCGCGGATATCGCCCTGTATCCCTGGGCCGCCGGGGTTCGGCAGCTGGTCCCGGAGCTCTTCAGCTCCGCCTCGGGCATCCTCCAGTGGCTGGAGCGGGTGGGCCAGCGGCCCGCCGTGCAGCGCGGCATGAAGGTGCCGGAGCTGCAGCGCTAG
- a CDS encoding flavin monoamine oxidase family protein — MPSPLAEGMIRGSAALSRRFAAPGDTWRNRSMRSMGRTALVLGGPTPPRQPDNPSTVRAHGGHMARQDADVIIIGAGVAGLTAARALTRAGASVRVLEARERVGGRTLSQPVGGDTVDLGGQWVGPHQRHALRLVEELGLKRFAQFHHGTKVLHVRGERRTYRGKVPALPLLSLLDLQRNIWRLDGLARRVPLEHPHAAPRAAEWDALTLESWKQRHVPSWGARAALDIATRAISGAEPSELSFLHFLFYVHSNGGLMPLAEIENGAQAERIEGGAQSIALRLAEPLGERVVLSAPVRAVLQDAQGVVVHGEGRSWRGRHAVVAVPPVLAERMDFGTELPGARRRAHAELPMGSVIKVVATYARPFWREAGFSGEAVSDKGPVRLCFDDSGPNGHHPALVGFFLGDTARAWTGRPAEERRRAALECLARFFGPQALEPTAYADLDWLSEPWSTGCYVGLPRPGTLTAIGDALRAPCGRVHWAGTETAVVGCGYIDGAVESGERAAAEISAIQGHPAAPGVRS; from the coding sequence ATGCCCAGCCCGCTGGCCGAGGGGATGATCCGCGGCAGCGCCGCGCTCAGCAGGAGGTTCGCCGCGCCCGGAGACACCTGGCGCAACCGCTCGATGAGGTCCATGGGTCGCACAGCCCTCGTCCTAGGAGGCCCGACCCCGCCCCGTCAACCCGACAACCCGTCTACAGTGCGCGCCCACGGAGGGCACATGGCGCGGCAGGACGCGGACGTCATCATCATCGGCGCGGGCGTGGCGGGGCTCACCGCCGCGCGCGCACTCACCCGGGCCGGAGCCTCCGTCCGGGTGCTCGAAGCCCGGGAGCGCGTGGGGGGACGCACCTTGAGCCAGCCCGTGGGCGGCGACACGGTGGACCTCGGCGGCCAGTGGGTGGGGCCCCACCAGCGCCACGCCCTGCGCCTGGTGGAGGAGCTGGGCCTGAAGCGCTTCGCCCAGTTCCACCATGGCACCAAGGTGCTGCACGTCCGCGGCGAGCGCCGCACGTACCGCGGCAAGGTGCCGGCGCTGCCGCTGCTGAGCCTGCTGGACTTGCAGCGCAACATCTGGCGCCTGGACGGGCTCGCCCGCCGTGTGCCGCTCGAGCACCCCCATGCCGCGCCCAGAGCCGCCGAGTGGGACGCGCTCACCCTGGAGTCCTGGAAGCAGCGGCACGTGCCCAGCTGGGGCGCACGGGCCGCGCTGGACATCGCCACCCGCGCCATCTCCGGCGCCGAGCCGAGCGAGCTGTCCTTCCTCCACTTCCTCTTCTACGTCCACTCCAATGGCGGGCTCATGCCGCTGGCCGAGATTGAGAACGGCGCGCAGGCCGAGCGGATTGAAGGCGGTGCCCAGAGCATCGCGCTGCGGCTGGCCGAGCCGCTCGGAGAGCGCGTGGTGCTCTCAGCGCCCGTGCGCGCGGTGCTCCAGGATGCCCAGGGCGTGGTGGTGCACGGCGAGGGGCGCAGCTGGCGTGGCCGGCACGCGGTGGTGGCGGTGCCCCCGGTGCTCGCCGAGCGGATGGACTTTGGAACGGAGCTGCCAGGCGCGCGCCGCCGCGCCCATGCGGAGCTGCCCATGGGCAGCGTCATCAAGGTGGTGGCCACCTACGCGCGGCCCTTCTGGCGCGAGGCCGGCTTCTCGGGCGAGGCCGTGAGCGACAAGGGGCCCGTGCGGCTGTGCTTCGATGACTCGGGGCCCAACGGACACCACCCGGCCCTGGTGGGCTTCTTCCTGGGAGACACGGCGCGAGCCTGGACGGGGCGGCCCGCCGAGGAGCGCCGACGCGCGGCGCTCGAGTGCCTGGCGCGCTTCTTCGGCCCTCAGGCCCTCGAGCCCACCGCCTACGCGGACCTGGACTGGCTCTCCGAGCCGTGGAGCACCGGCTGCTACGTGGGCCTGCCACGCCCCGGCACCCTGACGGCGATTGGCGACGCGCTGCGCGCCCCGTGCGGACGGGTGCACTGGGCGGGCACGGAGACGGCGGTAGTGGGCTGTGGATACATCGACGGGGCGGTGGAGTCCGGAGAGCGCGCCGCGGCGGAGATTTCCGCTATACAGGGCCACCCCGCAGCGCCTGGAGTCAGATCATGA
- a CDS encoding DUF4442 domain-containing protein — MDLIERLRQVSPGAANLLLSAALPRIIPSASGLGIRVDEVTETRARLSVPLKRRTSNHVGGLYFGVQMTLAELTAGLLLLRRFPPDAYRSLVKRVEADFRAQGKGTVYAVCEPPPEVFASMEEALQQKGDKAEAWVPVKLLAEDGTVVTEVRFLDSVKKR; from the coding sequence ATGGACCTCATCGAGCGGTTGCGCCAGGTGTCTCCGGGCGCGGCGAACCTCCTGCTGAGCGCGGCGCTGCCGCGGATCATCCCCTCGGCCAGCGGGCTGGGCATTCGGGTGGACGAGGTGACGGAGACACGTGCGCGGCTGTCCGTGCCGCTCAAGCGGCGCACGAGCAATCACGTGGGAGGGCTCTACTTCGGCGTGCAGATGACGCTGGCGGAGCTGACCGCGGGGTTGTTGCTCTTGAGGCGCTTTCCGCCCGATGCGTACCGCTCGCTGGTGAAGCGGGTGGAGGCGGACTTCCGCGCCCAGGGGAAGGGGACGGTGTACGCGGTGTGCGAGCCGCCCCCGGAGGTGTTCGCCTCGATGGAGGAGGCGCTGCAGCAGAAGGGGGACAAGGCCGAGGCGTGGGTGCCCGTGAAGCTGCTGGCCGAGGACGGCACCGTCGTGACGGAAGTGCGCTTCCTGGACTCGGTGAAGAAGCGCTGA
- a CDS encoding DUF2381 family protein, which yields MDEHREVYGRLGPVVTRRVFLLPLFAGLAAGGAPPAPRRLRQRSLYLSGEPGEEVPDILVWARTVTTLRFEAPVDARRTKLEGAEARFEPLLIGDRSISLYPLHELAPEDRFRLTVGLAGGELLPFTLRSDRERVDGQVDVFPDPASCEALRQHWREIQEERQRQHADLQRRVKEELSVEHALATLLVMGAERLTRLQEGSRKWSIRETGLTGTVVAMQGMGKVAVLLTVTNHDPRFSWSVSEIRLTHSVTQKPKGFSLRVQRASLPPGDTGRIALVTDASPKDAAQPYLLEIFREDGVRHIAVDKLML from the coding sequence ATGGACGAACATCGAGAGGTCTATGGGAGACTGGGGCCCGTGGTGACACGGCGGGTGTTCCTGCTGCCGCTGTTCGCGGGGCTGGCAGCGGGGGGCGCACCTCCTGCTCCACGGCGCTTGCGCCAGCGCAGCCTCTACCTGTCGGGGGAGCCGGGGGAAGAGGTACCGGACATCCTCGTCTGGGCGCGCACGGTCACCACGCTGCGCTTCGAGGCGCCGGTGGATGCTCGGCGGACGAAGCTGGAAGGCGCTGAGGCGCGCTTCGAGCCGCTGCTCATCGGCGACCGCTCCATCTCCCTGTATCCCCTGCACGAGCTGGCACCCGAGGACCGTTTCCGGCTGACCGTGGGGCTCGCGGGGGGAGAACTGCTCCCGTTCACGTTGCGCTCCGATCGGGAGCGGGTGGATGGGCAGGTGGATGTCTTCCCGGATCCCGCCTCCTGCGAGGCGCTCCGCCAGCACTGGCGGGAAATCCAGGAGGAGAGACAGCGGCAGCACGCGGACCTCCAGCGTCGCGTGAAGGAGGAGCTATCCGTCGAGCATGCCTTGGCCACTTTGCTGGTGATGGGGGCCGAGAGGCTGACACGGCTTCAGGAGGGCTCCCGCAAGTGGTCCATCCGTGAAACGGGCCTCACGGGAACCGTGGTGGCCATGCAGGGAATGGGGAAAGTCGCGGTCCTGCTCACGGTGACGAATCACGATCCACGGTTCTCATGGAGCGTGAGTGAGATCCGGCTCACGCATAGCGTCACCCAGAAGCCCAAGGGGTTCTCTCTCCGGGTGCAGCGCGCGTCCTTGCCGCCGGGAGATACCGGGCGCATCGCGCTGGTGACCGACGCCTCACCCAAGGATGCCGCTCAGCCGTACCTCTTGGAGATCTTCAGGGAGGATGGCGTGAGGCATATTGCCGTGGACAAGCTCATGTTGTGA
- a CDS encoding HNH endonuclease, whose protein sequence is MRLAAFQRLEALTRLHGPELDWELLRPGFVFRGETYLFATRAKGIFRPRQMRGSALSIKTIVPRGNREVPYDDAAEDSYKGIFTYRLEGQDPRNHANQLLEQAYRQQTPLIYFLGTRPGRYKPLWPMYIADFNPQDLKCKVVKLGTDDLSWMAASGPALHDAEAGADFIRRQYVTVQTKKRLHQALFRARVLHAYERRCAVCLLPHEPLLHAAHIRPDSDELGEATVQNGLALCLLHHGAFDADLMGIQPDGHIELSPTLREARGTPMNECAFQAFAGKRIYIPNRQEHQPSAQFLEERYHRFLQQAA, encoded by the coding sequence GTGCGGCTCGCCGCCTTCCAGCGGCTTGAGGCGCTGACACGGCTTCACGGACCCGAGCTGGATTGGGAACTCCTGCGGCCCGGATTCGTCTTTCGCGGGGAGACCTATCTCTTCGCCACTCGCGCCAAAGGCATCTTCCGCCCACGCCAGATGCGCGGCAGCGCCTTGTCCATCAAGACGATTGTGCCCCGGGGCAACCGAGAGGTGCCGTACGACGATGCCGCCGAGGACTCCTACAAGGGGATCTTCACATACCGTCTCGAGGGCCAGGATCCGCGGAACCACGCCAACCAGCTCCTGGAACAGGCGTATCGCCAGCAGACGCCCCTCATCTACTTCCTCGGCACCCGCCCGGGGCGGTACAAGCCCCTCTGGCCCATGTACATCGCCGACTTCAATCCCCAGGACCTCAAGTGCAAGGTCGTCAAGCTGGGGACGGACGACCTCTCATGGATGGCAGCCTCTGGGCCGGCGCTCCATGACGCCGAGGCAGGAGCTGACTTCATTCGCCGTCAGTACGTGACGGTCCAAACCAAGAAGCGGCTCCACCAGGCGCTGTTTCGGGCACGCGTCCTTCACGCCTACGAGAGACGCTGCGCGGTATGCCTCCTGCCTCACGAGCCCCTTCTCCACGCAGCTCATATCCGCCCGGACAGTGACGAGCTTGGGGAGGCCACCGTGCAGAATGGGCTGGCGCTCTGCTTGCTCCACCACGGGGCCTTCGACGCGGACCTGATGGGCATCCAGCCTGATGGGCACATCGAACTATCTCCCACTCTGAGAGAAGCGCGGGGCACGCCCATGAACGAGTGCGCATTCCAAGCCTTTGCCGGGAAGCGCATCTACATCCCCAACCGCCAGGAGCATCAGCCGAGCGCCCAGTTCCTGGAGGAGCGCTATCACCGCTTCCTTCAGCAGGCCGCTTGA
- a CDS encoding trypsin-like peptidase domain-containing protein — protein MDVSNRYASTIMLAADDEIVWANCSGILLSPRVALTAASCVCPPRYVTSQGRPEKGLIGPSACAESAFMRRVRYGTREGWKSTEQPASATIRHLKGTVRVHPAFRTELNEQGAVLSTRADLAIIVLDSPEEEPVERIPFPETEVRENEMLVMAGYGDDPRFRDQPELRYYRSNKVTKVPGSVDGRIRYEQQGAFVYNGYAGGPCFREDAGQRWLVGIAGVGTEKELSFTSTYFFRDWLRAELQRVATAGSSQTPPAAVHPQ, from the coding sequence GTGGACGTCAGCAACCGGTATGCGTCCACCATCATGCTCGCGGCGGATGACGAGATTGTCTGGGCGAACTGCAGCGGGATTCTCCTGAGCCCTCGAGTGGCCCTGACCGCAGCCAGTTGTGTGTGCCCTCCGCGGTACGTCACCTCGCAGGGGCGGCCTGAGAAGGGCCTCATTGGCCCGTCCGCCTGTGCCGAGAGCGCGTTCATGAGGAGGGTTCGCTACGGCACCAGGGAGGGTTGGAAATCCACCGAGCAGCCAGCGTCAGCCACGATACGACACCTCAAGGGCACGGTCCGCGTTCATCCCGCATTCCGGACTGAACTCAATGAGCAAGGCGCCGTCCTGTCGACTCGGGCCGACCTCGCCATCATCGTCCTCGACTCACCGGAGGAGGAACCTGTCGAGCGCATCCCGTTTCCCGAGACGGAAGTCCGGGAGAATGAAATGCTCGTGATGGCAGGCTATGGCGATGACCCGCGCTTTCGCGACCAGCCAGAGCTCCGCTATTACAGGAGCAACAAGGTTACCAAGGTCCCTGGGAGCGTGGACGGAAGGATCCGTTACGAGCAGCAGGGGGCCTTCGTCTACAACGGATACGCTGGCGGGCCCTGCTTCCGGGAAGACGCGGGCCAGAGGTGGCTGGTGGGAATCGCAGGTGTCGGCACAGAAAAGGAACTCTCCTTCACGAGCACCTACTTCTTCAGGGACTGGCTGCGTGCCGAGCTCCAGCGTGTGGCGACTGCGGGCTCCTCTCAGACTCCTCCTGCGGCCGTGCATCCCCAGTGA
- the map gene encoding type I methionyl aminopeptidase, which yields MGIPLFKGTEVERLRLAGQAAAGTLAWVAARLAPGVTTGEIDAWVREDTARRGGTPSQLGYKGFPASVCTSRNHVVCHGIPRADERLAPGDIINVDVTTCLNGYHGDTSATFFIGEVSADARHVVDVARRCRDVGVSVVRHGAKLGDIGAAIDELARAEGCSVVQEFGGHGIGRQMHAPPHVPHVGKRGTGITLRSGMVLTIEPMVNLGRPGIRMLPDGWTVVTEDGSLSAQFEHTVLVTREGCEVLTRLPSAVASMHLAPEQTLGA from the coding sequence ATGGGAATTCCATTGTTCAAGGGGACCGAGGTGGAGCGCCTGCGCCTGGCCGGGCAGGCAGCGGCCGGGACGCTGGCCTGGGTGGCCGCGCGGCTGGCGCCCGGAGTCACGACGGGGGAGATAGACGCGTGGGTGCGAGAGGACACGGCCCGGCGCGGCGGCACGCCCAGCCAGCTGGGCTACAAAGGCTTCCCCGCGTCGGTGTGTACCAGCCGCAACCACGTGGTCTGCCATGGAATACCCCGTGCGGACGAGCGGCTCGCGCCGGGGGACATCATCAACGTGGACGTGACGACGTGCCTGAACGGGTACCACGGAGACACCTCGGCCACGTTCTTCATCGGCGAGGTGTCCGCGGACGCGCGACACGTGGTGGACGTGGCGCGGCGATGCCGGGATGTGGGGGTGTCCGTCGTGCGCCACGGCGCGAAGCTGGGGGACATCGGGGCGGCCATCGATGAGCTGGCGCGGGCGGAGGGCTGCAGCGTGGTGCAGGAGTTCGGAGGGCACGGCATTGGCCGCCAGATGCATGCCCCGCCCCACGTGCCGCACGTGGGCAAGCGCGGCACGGGCATCACGCTGCGCTCGGGGATGGTGCTCACCATCGAGCCCATGGTGAACCTGGGGCGCCCGGGCATCCGGATGCTGCCGGATGGGTGGACGGTGGTGACGGAGGACGGCAGCCTCTCGGCCCAGTTCGAGCACACCGTCCTGGTGACACGCGAGGGCTGCGAGGTGCTCACCCGGCTACCATCGGCTGTTGCTTCCATGCACCTGGCGCCTGAGCAGACGCTCGGAGCCTAG